A single window of Bacteroidales bacterium DNA harbors:
- the recQ gene encoding DNA helicase RecQ has translation MTDMKQYSLHELLKKVFGFDSFKGDQEAIIQSVLDGQDTFVIMPTGSGKSMCYQLPGIISEGTAIIISPLIALMKNQVDAIRNFGQEKSIAHVLNSSLTRAESLQVREDVLMGKTKLLYVAPESLTKEEKISFFKKVNISFYAIDEAHCISEWGHDFRPEYRRIRPIVDAIGQKVPIIALTATATPKVQQDIQKNLGMMDANLFKTSFNRPNLYYEVRPKTKDVVKEVIKYIKSNQGKSGIIYCLSRKKVEEIAEVLTVNNIRALPYHAGLDSTTRKRNQDMFLMEEVDVIVATIAFGMGIDKPDVRFVIHYDIPKSLEGYYQETGRAGRDDGEGNCIAFYSYDDILKLEKFMAKKSVAEKEISAQLLQETIAYADSAICRRKQLLHYFGENYKQDNCHNCDNCIKPKETYDAQDDLVLVLETVQEVKGQFKENHILNIILGENNTTIKQCKHNKLPMFGKGSSNSEKYWLNVIRHALVGNFISKDIENYGLLKLSEKGAEFLEEPYSVMFTREPEDDEENEDMISSGEHKTSSCDKVLFSLLKNLRKDISKKENLPPFVIFQDPSLEDMAIQYPISMSELTNITGVGQGKAAKYGKPFLDLIKVYVEENDIIRPNDMVVKSVVNKSGLKVYIIQSIDRKIDLEDIAYTKGIELDELITEMESIVASGTKLNINYYIDENIEPEHQEEIIDYFSDASTDSIEAAHVALGEDEYSEEEIRLMRLKYISEVGN, from the coding sequence TATTATAAGTGAAGGCACTGCAATAATTATTTCCCCTCTGATTGCGTTAATGAAAAATCAAGTTGATGCGATTCGGAATTTCGGACAGGAAAAAAGTATTGCGCATGTTCTTAATTCATCATTAACTCGTGCCGAATCGCTTCAAGTAAGAGAAGATGTTCTTATGGGCAAGACAAAGTTATTGTATGTTGCCCCTGAGTCACTTACTAAAGAAGAAAAAATATCTTTCTTCAAAAAAGTGAACATATCTTTCTATGCAATTGATGAAGCTCATTGTATATCTGAATGGGGACACGATTTTCGCCCTGAATATAGAAGAATACGCCCAATAGTTGATGCCATAGGACAAAAAGTTCCGATAATAGCTTTAACAGCTACCGCAACGCCTAAGGTTCAGCAAGATATACAAAAGAATTTAGGTATGATGGATGCTAACCTTTTTAAAACGTCCTTCAATAGACCAAATTTATATTATGAAGTACGTCCTAAAACCAAGGATGTCGTAAAAGAAGTTATTAAATATATTAAAAGTAATCAAGGCAAATCCGGAATAATATATTGCCTTAGTAGAAAAAAAGTAGAAGAAATTGCCGAAGTACTTACTGTGAATAATATCAGAGCTTTACCTTATCATGCAGGTCTTGATTCTACAACCAGAAAAAGAAATCAAGATATGTTCCTCATGGAAGAGGTTGATGTTATTGTTGCTACTATTGCTTTCGGTATGGGTATAGATAAACCCGATGTTAGATTCGTTATTCATTATGATATACCAAAAAGTTTAGAAGGTTATTATCAGGAAACCGGAAGAGCCGGAAGAGACGACGGTGAAGGAAACTGTATAGCTTTTTATTCTTATGACGATATTTTGAAATTAGAAAAATTTATGGCTAAAAAATCTGTTGCTGAAAAGGAAATATCAGCACAATTGTTACAAGAAACTATTGCTTACGCTGATTCTGCAATATGTAGGAGAAAACAATTACTCCATTATTTCGGAGAAAATTATAAACAAGATAATTGTCATAATTGTGATAATTGTATTAAACCTAAAGAAACATACGATGCTCAGGATGATCTGGTACTTGTACTTGAAACCGTACAGGAAGTTAAAGGTCAATTTAAAGAGAATCATATTCTTAACATTATTCTGGGAGAAAACAATACTACAATAAAACAATGTAAACATAATAAGTTGCCGATGTTCGGTAAAGGTTCATCAAATAGTGAAAAATACTGGCTTAATGTGATCAGGCATGCTTTAGTGGGAAATTTTATCTCTAAAGATATTGAAAATTACGGTTTGCTAAAATTGAGCGAAAAAGGTGCCGAGTTTTTGGAAGAACCATATTCTGTTATGTTTACCAGAGAACCTGAAGATGATGAAGAAAATGAAGATATGATTTCTTCGGGCGAGCATAAGACAAGTTCTTGCGATAAAGTACTTTTCTCCTTGCTGAAAAATTTAAGAAAAGATATTTCCAAGAAAGAAAATCTTCCGCCCTTTGTGATTTTCCAAGATCCATCATTGGAAGATATGGCTATCCAGTATCCTATTTCAATGTCGGAGTTGACAAATATTACCGGCGTTGGTCAGGGCAAAGCCGCTAAATACGGAAAACCGTTCTTGGATTTAATTAAGGTATATGTCGAAGAAAATGATATTATTCGCCCTAACGACATGGTTGTCAAGTCTGTGGTCAATAAATCGGGATTGAAAGTATATATTATTCAAAGTATTGATAGAAAAATCGATCTTGAAGATATTGCATATACTAAAGGTATAGAACTGGACGAACTTATCACGGAAATGGAAAGTATTGTTGCTTCGGGAACAAAACTTAATATTAATTATTATATTGACGAAAATATTGAACCCGAACATCAGGAAGAGATTATTGATTATTTCAGCGATGCAAGTACGGATTCGATAGAAGCTGCCCATGTTGCTCTCGGCGAGGATGAATATTCGGAAGAAGAAATACGTCTGATGAGATTGAAATATATTTCTGAAGTCGGAAATTAA
- a CDS encoding DUF4296 domain-containing protein, whose product MKKYFNYIPILCIAIILFVGSCKRTKVPNYVMAKDSLINILIDFHIIEGIIAYENTNQPNTAKYATKYFNCYFELNNIDKARYDTSLWYYYRDPIDIGNKVNDDIVNRLSIIEAEIDKMIMTEKKVQDGN is encoded by the coding sequence ATGAAAAAATATTTTAATTATATACCAATACTTTGTATTGCAATAATTTTATTTGTGGGTTCTTGTAAAAGAACAAAAGTTCCGAATTATGTAATGGCAAAAGATTCCTTAATTAATATACTTATTGATTTTCATATCATTGAAGGAATTATCGCCTATGAAAATACAAACCAGCCTAATACTGCAAAATATGCTACAAAGTATTTCAATTGCTATTTCGAACTAAATAATATTGATAAAGCCCGTTATGATACGAGCTTATGGTATTATTACCGAGACCCTATTGATATTGGTAATAAAGTCAATGATGATATTGTAAATAGATTATCAATTATTGAAGCTGAAATAGATAAAATGATTATGACTGAGAAAAAGGTGCAGGATGGGAATTGA
- the deoC gene encoding deoxyribose-phosphate aldolase encodes MDRKEILHFVDLTTLSIDDNDEVIRRLCNKALDKKVAAVCTYPNFVKLTKQLLSGSGIKSASVAGCFPSAQSFIEIKTAEVEYAVNSGADEIDMVISVGKLLEGKIAEVLSEIKAIKKACGSAKLKCIIETGALKTKENIIIASELAIEGGSDFVKTSTGKISPAATIGTSTYILETIKKYYDKTGIKIGFKAAGGISTYEEAIGYINLIKEILGEEWLTPDLFRIGASRLVDNI; translated from the coding sequence ATGGATCGAAAAGAGATTTTGCATTTTGTTGATCTTACAACATTAAGTATTGATGATAATGACGAAGTGATTCGCAGATTATGCAATAAGGCGCTCGATAAGAAAGTTGCCGCAGTTTGCACATATCCGAACTTTGTTAAATTAACAAAGCAATTATTATCCGGCAGCGGCATCAAATCGGCTTCGGTTGCAGGATGCTTCCCTTCGGCTCAATCATTTATCGAAATAAAAACTGCTGAAGTTGAATATGCTGTAAACTCCGGTGCCGACGAAATTGATATGGTAATCTCTGTCGGTAAGTTACTTGAAGGAAAAATAGCCGAAGTATTATCTGAAATAAAAGCAATAAAAAAAGCCTGCGGTTCTGCAAAATTAAAATGTATTATTGAGACAGGTGCATTGAAAACAAAAGAGAATATTATTATTGCTTCTGAACTGGCTATTGAAGGCGGTTCGGATTTTGTAAAAACTTCCACAGGCAAAATCAGTCCGGCTGCAACAATTGGGACGTCAACTTATATCCTTGAAACAATTAAAAAGTATTACGATAAAACCGGAATAAAAATCGGATTTAAAGCAGCGGGCGGCATTTCAACTTACGAAGAAGCCATCGGCTATATAAACCTTATTAAAGAAATTCTCGGAGAAGAATGGTTAACTCCAGATTTGTTTAGGATCGGTGCAAGCAGATTAGTGGATAATATATAA
- a CDS encoding KpsF/GutQ family sugar-phosphate isomerase — protein sequence MKSTEEIKQIAIDTIKHEADSINNLINYIGDNFVEAIHTILETKGKVVLTGIGKSGIVANKIVSSLNSTGTSAQFLHAGDAIHGDLGMISKQDCIICISSSGETPEIKILLPLLKTAANKIICITGNKNSYLAQESDIVLCSNVQKEACPNNLAPTASSTAQLVIGDAIVVALMECRGFTANDFAKVHPGGALGKKLFLKVSDLYKRNNKPVVNLNDDIKTIIYEISSKCLGVTAVLDDKKLIGVITDGDLRRMMSKYSNINKIKANDIMTDAPKTVKEEVLVVNALEIMRKNSITQLLVVNDDNSYIGVIHIHDILREGII from the coding sequence ATGAAATCAACAGAAGAAATAAAACAAATTGCAATCGACACAATCAAGCATGAAGCTGATTCTATTAATAATTTGATAAATTACATTGGTGATAACTTTGTTGAAGCAATCCACACAATTTTAGAAACCAAAGGAAAAGTTGTTCTTACCGGAATAGGTAAAAGCGGAATTGTTGCTAATAAAATAGTTTCAAGTTTAAACTCAACCGGAACATCCGCACAATTTCTTCATGCCGGCGATGCTATTCACGGTGATTTGGGAATGATTAGCAAGCAAGATTGCATTATTTGTATTTCATCCAGTGGAGAAACACCTGAAATAAAGATACTTTTACCTCTTTTAAAAACTGCTGCCAATAAAATAATCTGCATAACGGGAAACAAAAATTCATATTTGGCACAAGAATCCGATATCGTACTCTGTTCAAACGTACAGAAAGAAGCCTGCCCCAACAATCTGGCCCCTACTGCCAGCAGTACCGCACAATTGGTAATCGGTGATGCTATTGTTGTTGCACTTATGGAATGTAGAGGTTTTACGGCTAATGATTTTGCAAAAGTTCATCCCGGCGGTGCATTGGGGAAAAAGTTATTTTTAAAAGTTTCCGATCTTTATAAAAGAAATAACAAACCTGTTGTAAATCTTAATGACGATATTAAAACCATCATTTACGAAATTTCCTCAAAGTGCCTTGGTGTTACTGCGGTTTTAGATGATAAAAAGTTGATAGGCGTAATTACAGACGGTGATTTAAGGCGAATGATGTCTAAATATTCGAACATCAATAAAATAAAGGCAAATGATATTATGACCGATGCGCCGAAAACAGTAAAAGAAGAAGTTCTTGTTGTTAATGCATTGGAAATAATGAGAAAAAATTCGATTACTCAATTATTGGTAGTTAATGATGATAACAGTTATATTGGTGTTATTCATATTCATGATATTTTACGCGAAGGTATAATTTAA
- a CDS encoding class I SAM-dependent rRNA methyltransferase — protein MADFSKVILKPGREKSILKKHLWIFSGAVYAVSNELEDGEIVEVYSSDRKYLATGHFQDGSICVRIFSFNKIDKENIRSFWKNQIINAINRRKALNIFDNKKTNSFRIIHGESDILPGLIADFYNGVVVLQAHSVGMLNLLPCFSEIFREVLENEIVAVYSKSGATIKQAEENNLKEGFLYGSVNETIFSENNMKFYLDLINGQKTGFFLDQRNNREILSKSCNGKSVLNVFGYTGAFSVAALIGNANKVVTVDISENAINMANKNIELNFGKEANHQSVVADAFEFLKNNEEKFDIIILDPPAFAKHSDAKNNAMKAYRRLNAAALKHLNKNGLLFTFSCSQVITKPDFLTAIYNAATDSGKQISIVHQLHQAPDHPVNIFHPETEYLKGLVLLAD, from the coding sequence ATGGCAGATTTCTCAAAAGTAATCTTAAAACCGGGTAGAGAGAAATCAATCTTAAAGAAACATCTCTGGATATTTTCGGGAGCAGTATATGCCGTTTCTAATGAACTTGAAGACGGCGAAATAGTTGAAGTATATTCATCCGACCGTAAATATCTTGCTACAGGACATTTTCAGGACGGTTCAATTTGCGTTAGAATATTTTCTTTCAATAAAATTGATAAAGAAAACATTAGGTCTTTCTGGAAAAATCAGATTATCAATGCAATCAACCGTCGTAAAGCGCTAAATATTTTCGACAATAAAAAAACTAATTCTTTCAGAATAATACATGGAGAAAGTGATATTCTTCCCGGACTTATTGCGGATTTTTATAACGGTGTTGTAGTTCTGCAAGCTCATTCGGTTGGAATGTTGAACCTCCTACCTTGTTTCTCTGAAATCTTTAGAGAAGTTTTAGAAAATGAAATCGTTGCCGTTTATTCTAAAAGTGGTGCCACTATCAAGCAAGCGGAAGAAAATAATCTAAAAGAAGGTTTTCTGTACGGCTCTGTTAATGAAACTATATTTTCCGAGAATAATATGAAGTTTTATCTTGATTTGATTAACGGACAAAAAACAGGTTTTTTCCTTGATCAAAGAAATAATCGAGAAATACTTTCTAAGTCTTGTAATGGAAAAAGTGTACTTAATGTTTTCGGATATACCGGAGCTTTCTCGGTTGCAGCTTTAATAGGTAACGCCAACAAAGTTGTAACTGTTGATATTTCCGAAAATGCCATTAATATGGCAAACAAAAATATCGAATTAAATTTCGGAAAAGAGGCTAATCATCAATCTGTTGTTGCCGATGCTTTTGAATTTTTGAAAAACAATGAAGAAAAATTCGATATAATAATTCTTGACCCACCTGCATTTGCCAAACATTCCGACGCTAAAAACAATGCAATGAAGGCATATCGGAGGTTAAATGCAGCGGCACTAAAACATTTAAATAAAAACGGATTACTTTTCACTTTTTCATGTTCGCAAGTTATAACAAAACCTGATTTTCTGACCGCAATTTACAATGCGGCAACGGATTCCGGCAAACAAATTTCAATAGTTCACCAACTACATCAGGCTCCGGATCATCCGGTTAATATATTTCATCCCGAAACCGAATATTTAAAAGGTCTGGTGCTGTTAGCCGATTAA